One region of Streptomyces sp. NBC_00442 genomic DNA includes:
- a CDS encoding aminotransferase class IV, with amino-acid sequence MQIWVNGALRDAGAAQVSVLDHGLTVGDGVFETVKATGGKLFAPTRHLDRLTRSARGLGLPDPDLDEVRRACAAVLDANPVPLGRLRITYTGGLSPLGSDRGDNGPTLVVALGETSRRPDTTAVITVPWTRNEHSAVTGLKTTSYAENVVALAKAHAAGASEALFANTAGQLCEGTGSNVFVVVDGRLHTPPLASGCLGGITRALTVEWTGAQESELPLDVLESAEEIFLTSTLRDVQAVHRIDGRQLSAVPGPVTTKAMRIFDERAGSDLDP; translated from the coding sequence ATGCAGATCTGGGTCAATGGCGCCCTGCGGGACGCCGGCGCCGCACAGGTGTCCGTCCTCGACCACGGGCTCACCGTGGGCGACGGCGTCTTCGAGACCGTGAAGGCGACCGGCGGAAAGCTGTTCGCGCCCACCCGCCATCTGGACCGGCTGACCCGCTCCGCCCGCGGTCTCGGCCTGCCCGACCCCGATCTCGACGAGGTGCGCCGTGCCTGCGCGGCCGTGCTCGATGCCAACCCCGTGCCGCTCGGCCGACTGCGGATCACCTACACCGGCGGACTCTCGCCGCTCGGCTCGGACCGCGGCGACAACGGGCCGACCCTGGTCGTCGCACTCGGCGAGACCTCGCGCCGCCCCGACACCACCGCGGTCATCACCGTGCCGTGGACGCGCAACGAACACAGCGCGGTGACGGGCCTGAAGACCACCTCGTACGCCGAGAACGTCGTCGCCCTCGCGAAGGCGCACGCGGCGGGCGCCTCGGAGGCGCTCTTCGCCAACACCGCGGGACAGCTCTGCGAGGGCACCGGTTCCAACGTCTTCGTGGTCGTCGACGGCCGCCTGCACACCCCGCCGCTCGCCTCCGGCTGCCTCGGCGGCATCACCCGCGCGCTGACCGTCGAATGGACCGGCGCGCAGGAGAGCGAGCTCCCGCTGGACGTCCTGGAGAGCGCCGAGGAGATCTTCCTGACCTCGACCCTGCGCGACGTGCAGGCCGTACACCGTATCGACGGGCGGCAGTTGAGCGCCGTGCCGGGCCCGGTCACCACGAAGGCCATGCGGATCTTCGACGAACGGGCCGGATCGGACCTGGACCCGTGA
- the cobT gene encoding nicotinate-nucleotide--dimethylbenzimidazole phosphoribosyltransferase encodes MTDTGQVPGEGLPENAGMVEQPGVPAPGVYTFLDPADTSANTADDDDLLLMPGAQGAWIDPQSSPAPVAAQPSTPGPAAEPGAHETGGRDTGSVELGGARAAQAPASAVPPPSRRPLHLGPQVPDASAGVVRSLADRGPAAAPVNPVPTRNQGPPTAGPEYLDIPREAAAAQPPAPQFAEMQPGSGLAWTPQQRSAPHASLNMPMPPAETVVPEDFAVHAAAPAAQPHAAEQQAQHMAQSGARPVLLVDQLVAQQAAQPGAAQAPQQGGQPQPTGQFVPVEGTVPTGPHLAPAPAQAAPVPEAPALAEPGAQDAAPQQAPEPVVTGPAAVTGPAQAVSAQSVSAQAGPMAPAEPVGPGAAAPEALPAEPPVAEPSLAEPLPAEPPAAEPLAAEAPLAEAPFAEPDPAVQAPAEAAPPAPPAVPEAVTPEFATSEPVAPEPLAAEPAAAEPVAAEPVAEEAAAPQPVAAEPVQAAVPEAQPVVAASAPDQAPTHVAVPLPQTPVEEQAPQQHGVVESAAGVPVAVAPEPVLVPRQDQPVTAGAPAVDPAQVPETSLVDAPVAADAPVAPQPAPTHAVAPAAEPATPQEPQATDVAQVPQAQPVTEAMEAAQLTEGVEPTDAGQLTEVVEPAEAVEPADAVEPADAVEIPEQVPAASGYDDAEREAVLRVMRERRDIRNGFRADPIPHEVLLRVLEAAHTAPSVGHSQPWDFVVIRSAETRRTMHELAQRQREAYAKSLPKGRAKQFKELKIEAILETPVNIVVTADPTRGGRHTLGRYTQPQMAPYSSALAVENLWLAARAEGLGVGWVSFFDEREMVRALGLPEHLEVVAYLCVGYVDEFPDEPELMQAGWSKRRPLSWVVHEETYGRRALPGEDPHDLLQETVSGIRPLDAKALGEAWERQKRMTKPAGALGMLEIISAQLSGLSRKCPPPIPEPAAVAIFAGDHGVHAQGVTPWPQEVTGQMVANFLGGGAVCNAFAHQVGAEVCVIDVGVASELPATPGLLPRKVRPGTADMTTGPAMTREEAIAAIEVGIETARDLVAAGNKALLTGEMGIANTTVSAALISLYTGVDPVEVTGRGTGINDETHARKVDVVRRALELHQPDPADPIGVLAAIGGLEHAALVGFLLGGASLRTPVILDGVSTGAAALVARAIAPEVLSACIAGHRSAEPGHVAALNKLGLRPLVDLDLRLGEGTGALLALPVVQSAARAMHEVATFDSAGVTEK; translated from the coding sequence ATGACTGACACCGGCCAGGTCCCGGGCGAGGGACTGCCGGAGAACGCAGGCATGGTGGAACAGCCGGGCGTCCCCGCTCCCGGCGTCTACACCTTCCTCGATCCCGCAGACACCTCGGCGAACACCGCGGACGACGACGATCTGCTGCTGATGCCGGGCGCCCAGGGCGCCTGGATCGACCCGCAGTCCTCGCCCGCCCCCGTCGCCGCCCAGCCGTCCACCCCCGGCCCGGCCGCGGAGCCCGGCGCGCACGAGACCGGTGGCCGTGACACCGGCTCCGTCGAGCTCGGCGGAGCCCGCGCCGCGCAGGCCCCCGCGAGCGCCGTCCCGCCGCCGTCCCGCCGCCCGCTCCACCTCGGCCCGCAGGTCCCCGACGCCTCCGCAGGTGTCGTACGGTCCCTCGCCGACCGGGGTCCGGCCGCCGCCCCCGTGAACCCGGTGCCCACGCGGAACCAGGGCCCGCCGACGGCGGGTCCCGAGTACCTGGACATCCCGCGCGAGGCGGCCGCGGCCCAGCCCCCAGCACCACAGTTCGCGGAGATGCAACCGGGGAGTGGCCTGGCATGGACGCCTCAGCAGCGTTCCGCGCCCCACGCGTCGCTCAACATGCCGATGCCCCCAGCAGAAACGGTCGTCCCCGAGGACTTCGCGGTGCACGCGGCGGCTCCGGCCGCCCAGCCCCACGCCGCCGAACAGCAGGCCCAGCACATGGCGCAGTCCGGCGCCCGGCCCGTGCTCCTCGTCGACCAGCTCGTCGCTCAGCAGGCGGCCCAGCCGGGCGCTGCACAGGCGCCGCAGCAGGGCGGACAGCCGCAGCCGACCGGCCAGTTCGTGCCGGTCGAGGGCACGGTCCCGACCGGCCCCCACCTCGCGCCCGCCCCGGCGCAGGCCGCCCCCGTACCGGAAGCGCCCGCGCTCGCGGAGCCCGGTGCGCAGGACGCGGCACCGCAACAGGCGCCGGAGCCGGTCGTCACCGGGCCCGCCGCCGTTACCGGGCCGGCACAGGCCGTGTCGGCACAGTCCGTGTCGGCACAGGCCGGGCCGATGGCGCCCGCCGAGCCGGTGGGACCCGGCGCCGCCGCGCCCGAGGCGCTCCCGGCCGAGCCCCCCGTGGCCGAGCCCTCCCTTGCCGAGCCCCTCCCGGCCGAGCCCCCGGCGGCCGAACCGCTCGCCGCCGAAGCGCCTCTCGCCGAAGCGCCGTTCGCGGAGCCGGACCCGGCCGTGCAGGCCCCGGCAGAGGCGGCTCCTCCCGCGCCGCCGGCCGTGCCCGAGGCCGTGACGCCCGAGTTCGCGACGTCCGAGCCTGTGGCGCCCGAGCCGCTCGCCGCCGAACCGGCCGCCGCCGAGCCCGTCGCGGCCGAGCCCGTCGCGGAAGAGGCGGCCGCGCCGCAGCCCGTGGCCGCGGAGCCCGTGCAGGCAGCCGTGCCCGAGGCGCAGCCCGTGGTGGCGGCGTCCGCCCCGGACCAGGCCCCCACGCATGTCGCCGTCCCTCTGCCGCAGACCCCGGTCGAGGAGCAGGCGCCCCAGCAGCACGGTGTCGTGGAGTCCGCCGCCGGGGTGCCGGTGGCCGTCGCCCCCGAGCCCGTCCTCGTGCCGCGGCAGGACCAGCCGGTGACGGCCGGAGCACCGGCCGTCGACCCGGCGCAGGTGCCCGAGACCTCCCTGGTCGATGCACCCGTCGCGGCCGATGCGCCCGTCGCGCCCCAGCCCGCCCCGACGCACGCGGTCGCCCCCGCCGCCGAACCGGCGACGCCCCAGGAGCCGCAGGCCACGGACGTCGCGCAGGTCCCGCAGGCCCAGCCGGTCACGGAGGCCATGGAAGCCGCACAGCTCACCGAGGGCGTCGAGCCCACGGATGCCGGACAGCTCACCGAGGTCGTCGAGCCCGCGGAGGCCGTCGAGCCCGCGGATGCCGTCGAGCCCGCGGATGCCGTCGAGATCCCGGAGCAGGTGCCCGCCGCCTCCGGCTACGACGACGCCGAGCGCGAGGCCGTCCTTCGCGTCATGCGCGAGCGACGCGACATCCGCAACGGCTTCCGCGCCGACCCCATCCCGCACGAGGTGCTGCTGCGCGTCCTGGAGGCCGCCCACACCGCGCCCTCCGTCGGGCACTCGCAGCCCTGGGACTTCGTGGTCATCCGGTCCGCCGAGACCCGCCGCACCATGCACGAACTCGCCCAGCGCCAGCGCGAGGCGTACGCCAAGTCGCTGCCCAAGGGCCGGGCCAAGCAGTTCAAGGAACTGAAGATCGAGGCCATCCTCGAAACCCCGGTGAACATCGTCGTCACCGCGGATCCGACCCGCGGCGGCCGGCACACCCTGGGCCGTTACACCCAGCCGCAGATGGCCCCGTACTCCTCGGCGCTCGCCGTCGAGAACCTGTGGCTCGCCGCCCGCGCCGAAGGGCTCGGCGTGGGCTGGGTCTCCTTCTTCGACGAGCGCGAGATGGTCCGCGCCCTCGGCCTGCCCGAGCACCTCGAAGTGGTCGCCTACCTCTGCGTCGGCTACGTCGACGAATTCCCCGACGAGCCCGAGCTGATGCAGGCGGGCTGGTCCAAGCGCCGCCCGCTGTCCTGGGTCGTCCACGAGGAGACGTACGGCCGCCGCGCACTGCCCGGCGAGGACCCGCACGACCTGCTCCAGGAGACCGTCTCGGGCATCCGCCCGCTGGACGCGAAGGCGCTCGGCGAGGCCTGGGAGCGGCAGAAGCGGATGACCAAGCCCGCGGGTGCGCTCGGCATGCTGGAGATCATCTCCGCCCAGCTGTCCGGCCTCTCGCGCAAGTGCCCGCCGCCGATCCCGGAGCCGGCCGCCGTCGCGATCTTCGCCGGTGACCACGGCGTGCACGCGCAGGGCGTCACCCCCTGGCCCCAGGAAGTCACCGGCCAGATGGTCGCCAACTTCCTCGGCGGCGGCGCGGTCTGCAACGCCTTCGCCCATCAGGTCGGCGCCGAAGTCTGCGTCATCGACGTGGGCGTCGCCTCCGAACTCCCGGCGACGCCCGGCCTGTTGCCCCGTAAGGTGCGGCCCGGTACCGCCGACATGACGACCGGTCCGGCGATGACCCGCGAGGAGGCGATCGCCGCCATCGAGGTCGGCATCGAGACCGCCCGCGACCTGGTGGCGGCCGGCAACAAGGCGCTCCTGACCGGCGAGATGGGCATCGCCAACACCACCGTGTCGGCCGCCCTCATCTCCCTCTACACGGGCGTCGACCCGGTCGAGGTCACCGGCCGCGGCACCGGCATCAACGACGAGACGCACGCCCGCAAGGTCGACGTCGTACGCCGCGCCCTGGAACTGCACCAGCCGGACCCGGCCGACCCCATCGGCGTCCTCGCCGCGATCGGCGGCCTGGAGCACGCGGCCCTGGTCGGCTTCCTGCTCGGCGGCGCCTCCCTGCGTACGCCGGTGATCCTCGACGGCGTCAGCACGGGAGCGGCCGCCCTGGTCGCCCGCGCGATCGCCCCCGAGGTCCTGTCCGCGTGCATCGCGGGCCACCGCAGCGCCGAGCCCGGCCATGTCGCGGCCCTCAACAAGCTGGGCCTGCGCCCGCTCGTCGACCTCGACCTGCGCCTGGGCGAGGGCACCGGCGCCCTGCTCGCCCTCCCGGTGGTGCAGAGCGCGGCCCGCGCGATGCACGAGGTCGCCACGTTCGACTCGGCGGGCGTCACCGAGAAGTAG
- the cbiE gene encoding precorrin-6y C5,15-methyltransferase (decarboxylating) subunit CbiE, which translates to MADRVTVIGWDGSPLTPAATSALSAATLVAGAAHHLALPEVPAGAERIRLGSVGLAARRIAGHRGSAVVLADGDPGFFGVVRTLRDPEHGLEVEVVPAVSALAGAFARAGMPWDDAQLVVAHPRTLRRAVNVCRAHPKVGVLTSPGAGPAELALLLEGVHRTFVICEELGSDREQVTVLTSENAADHAWRDPNVVIVLGGGPSGEGEGWLAGPAPGYPSAPRGWALPAREYGTGLGSGESTDLRAAQLARLGPRVGDLVWDIGCGSGALSVEAARFGAAVIAVDDDADACSRTESTARRFGVQLQVVRGKAPHVLESLPEPDVVRIGGGGAAVVEACADRRPERIVTHAATRDAAEAVGAVLSAGGYDVECALLQSVDLDTSAWSERERSVAFLLSGRRKERSP; encoded by the coding sequence ATGGCCGACCGCGTCACGGTGATCGGCTGGGACGGCTCGCCGCTCACCCCCGCGGCCACCTCCGCGCTCTCCGCGGCCACCCTGGTGGCCGGCGCCGCCCACCACCTCGCGCTCCCGGAGGTGCCGGCCGGAGCCGAGCGCATCCGGCTCGGCAGCGTGGGCCTGGCCGCCCGGCGCATCGCCGGGCACCGCGGCAGCGCGGTCGTCCTCGCCGACGGCGACCCCGGCTTCTTCGGGGTCGTCCGCACCCTCAGGGACCCCGAGCACGGCCTCGAAGTCGAGGTCGTGCCCGCCGTCTCCGCCCTCGCCGGCGCCTTCGCGCGGGCCGGGATGCCCTGGGACGACGCCCAGCTCGTCGTCGCCCACCCCCGCACCCTGCGCCGCGCCGTCAACGTCTGCCGCGCCCACCCCAAGGTCGGCGTCCTCACCTCGCCGGGCGCGGGCCCCGCCGAACTGGCCCTGCTCCTCGAAGGGGTCCACCGCACCTTCGTCATCTGCGAGGAACTGGGCAGCGACCGCGAACAGGTCACCGTCCTCACCTCAGAGAACGCCGCCGACCACGCGTGGCGCGACCCCAACGTCGTCATCGTCCTCGGCGGCGGCCCGTCCGGCGAGGGCGAGGGCTGGCTCGCCGGGCCCGCCCCCGGCTACCCGTCGGCGCCCCGCGGCTGGGCGCTGCCCGCCCGCGAGTACGGCACCGGGCTCGGTTCCGGGGAATCCACCGACCTGCGCGCCGCCCAACTCGCCCGGCTCGGGCCGCGCGTCGGCGACCTCGTCTGGGACATCGGCTGCGGCAGCGGCGCGCTCTCGGTGGAGGCGGCCCGGTTCGGCGCCGCCGTGATCGCCGTCGACGACGACGCCGATGCCTGCTCGCGCACCGAGTCCACCGCGCGCCGCTTCGGCGTACAGCTCCAGGTGGTCCGCGGCAAGGCCCCGCACGTCCTGGAGTCGCTGCCCGAACCCGACGTCGTACGCATCGGAGGCGGCGGCGCGGCGGTCGTCGAGGCGTGCGCGGATCGCAGGCCGGAGCGCATCGTGACGCACGCGGCCACCCGGGACGCGGCGGAGGCCGTGGGAGCCGTTCTGAGCGCCGGCGGATACGACGTCGAGTGCGCGCTCCTCCAATCGGTCGACCTCGACACGAGCGCCTGGTCGGAGCGCGAACGCTCGGTCGCCTTCCTGCTTTCCGGACGGCGGAAAGAAAGATCCCCGTGA
- a CDS encoding GNAT family N-acetyltransferase, with translation MERHMTTHLPVFPDISISTDRLVLRPFEDADGPALIEMMNDEQVVAWTAVPHPYTARDADDWVRHLAPRERTEGRGIVLAVTEFLTQRLVGIVHLQNTNWRTLATEVGYVVAPWARGEGYATEAVLAAAQWLFRDQRFERLELRTAADNTASQQVAQKIGCISEGVLRNAWIARTQTEDGGWTDIRTDLIVWSLLPEDLDGVAEQLADAGYASYTDWN, from the coding sequence ATGGAGCGGCACATGACTACCCACCTTCCGGTGTTCCCGGACATCTCCATCAGCACGGACCGCCTCGTGCTGCGCCCCTTCGAGGATGCCGACGGCCCCGCGCTCATCGAGATGATGAACGACGAGCAGGTCGTCGCCTGGACCGCGGTGCCCCACCCCTACACCGCCCGCGACGCCGACGACTGGGTCCGCCACCTCGCCCCGCGCGAGCGCACCGAGGGCCGAGGAATCGTTCTGGCGGTCACCGAGTTCCTCACCCAGCGCCTCGTCGGCATCGTCCACCTCCAGAACACCAACTGGCGCACCCTGGCCACCGAAGTCGGCTATGTCGTGGCACCGTGGGCGCGCGGCGAGGGATACGCCACCGAGGCCGTGCTCGCCGCCGCCCAATGGCTCTTCAGGGACCAGCGCTTCGAGCGCCTCGAACTGCGCACCGCCGCCGACAACACCGCCTCCCAGCAGGTCGCGCAGAAGATCGGCTGCATCAGCGAGGGCGTGCTGCGCAACGCCTGGATAGCGCGTACGCAGACCGAGGACGGCGGCTGGACGGACATCCGCACCGACCTCATCGTGTGGAGCCTGCTCCCGGAGGACCTCGACGGCGTCGCCGAGCAGCTCGCCGACGCCGGTTACGCCTCCTACACCGACTGGAACTGA
- a CDS encoding protein kinase domain-containing protein, producing the protein MAMMRLRREDPRVVGSFRLHRRLGAGGMGVVYLGSDRRGQRVALKVIRPDLAEDQEFRSRFAREVSAARRIRGGCTARLVAADLEAERPWFATQYVPGPSLHDKVAEEGPLSAADTAAIGAALSEGLVAVHEAGVVHRDLKPSNILLSPKGPRIIDFGIAWATGASTLTHVGTAVGSPGFLAPEQVRGAAVTPATDVFSLGATLAYAAMGDSPFGHGSSEVMLYRVVHEEAQLRGVPDALAPLVQACLAKDPEERPSTLQLSMRLKEIAAREAQGGLHAQGTDVRPPVQRERVEVERPTGRLDERTQRYTEAGRGTGSGSGTSGGPRPGARTGGSAPRTGGSAPRTGGSAPRTGGSRPGGPRSNASRPGGRPGTRPGTRTSGGGLRPANPRLLRQRLTVFVLVTLIVLLGIAAVKQF; encoded by the coding sequence ATGGCGATGATGCGGCTCCGGCGCGAGGACCCGCGTGTCGTCGGCTCGTTCAGGCTCCACCGGCGTCTCGGCGCGGGCGGCATGGGGGTCGTGTACCTCGGCTCCGACCGGCGCGGGCAGCGGGTGGCGCTGAAGGTGATCCGGCCCGATCTCGCCGAGGACCAGGAGTTCCGGTCCCGGTTCGCCCGTGAGGTCTCGGCGGCACGGCGGATCCGGGGCGGGTGCACGGCACGGCTGGTCGCCGCCGATCTGGAGGCGGAGCGACCCTGGTTCGCCACGCAGTACGTTCCCGGGCCCTCGCTGCACGACAAGGTCGCCGAGGAAGGTCCGCTGTCGGCCGCCGACACCGCGGCCATCGGGGCCGCGCTGTCCGAGGGGCTCGTCGCGGTGCACGAGGCCGGGGTCGTCCACCGCGACCTCAAGCCGTCCAACATCCTGCTCTCCCCCAAGGGGCCCAGGATCATCGACTTCGGCATCGCGTGGGCCACCGGCGCCTCGACGCTCACCCATGTCGGCACGGCCGTCGGGTCCCCCGGCTTCCTCGCACCCGAGCAGGTGCGCGGCGCGGCGGTCACCCCGGCCACGGACGTCTTCTCGCTCGGCGCGACGCTGGCGTACGCGGCGATGGGCGACTCGCCCTTCGGGCACGGCAGTTCCGAGGTCATGCTCTACCGCGTCGTGCACGAGGAGGCCCAACTGCGCGGCGTGCCGGACGCGCTGGCCCCGCTCGTCCAGGCGTGTCTGGCGAAGGACCCCGAGGAGCGGCCGAGCACGCTGCAGCTCTCGATGCGGCTCAAGGAGATCGCCGCACGGGAGGCCCAGGGCGGTCTGCACGCCCAGGGCACGGACGTGCGGCCTCCCGTGCAGCGCGAGCGGGTGGAGGTGGAGCGGCCCACGGGGCGGCTCGACGAGCGCACGCAGCGGTATACCGAGGCGGGGCGGGGTACGGGCTCGGGCTCGGGGACGTCCGGGGGGCCGCGGCCCGGGGCGCGTACGGGTGGGTCTGCGCCGCGTACCGGTGGGTCCGCGCCGCGTACCGGTGGGTCCGCGCCGCGTACCGGTGGGTCGCGGCCTGGTGGGCCCCGCAGCAACGCCTCCCGGCCCGGGGGGCGGCCGGGGACGCGGCCCGGGACGCGCACGTCGGGCGGCGGGCTGCGGCCCGCCAACCCGCGACTGCTGCGGCAGCGGCTCACCGTGTTTGTGCTGGTGACGTTGATTGTGCTGCTGGGGATCGCTGCGGTTAAGCAGTTCTGA
- a CDS encoding TrmH family RNA methyltransferase, with the protein MADLITVEDPDDPRLRDYTGLTDVELRRRREPAEGLFIAEGEKVIRRAKDAGYEMRSMLLSAKWVDVMRDVIDELPAPVYAVSPDLAERVTGYHVHRGALASMQRKPLPAADELLTTARRVVVMEAVNDHTNIGAIFRSAAALGMDAVLLSPDCADPLYRRSVKVSMGAVFSVPYARLESWPKGLETVRGAGYRLLALTPDEKASSIDEAAPHKLDKVALMLGAEGDGLSRQALVAADEWVRIPMAHGVDSLNVGAAAAVAFYAVATGRPTT; encoded by the coding sequence GTGGCCGATCTCATCACCGTCGAGGACCCCGACGACCCCCGCCTGCGCGACTACACGGGCCTGACCGACGTGGAACTGCGGCGCCGCCGCGAACCCGCCGAGGGCCTCTTCATCGCCGAGGGCGAGAAGGTCATCAGACGGGCCAAGGACGCCGGGTACGAGATGCGCTCGATGCTGCTCTCGGCCAAGTGGGTCGACGTCATGCGGGACGTCATCGACGAGCTTCCCGCGCCCGTGTACGCGGTCAGCCCCGACCTGGCCGAACGCGTCACCGGGTACCACGTGCACCGCGGCGCGCTCGCCTCGATGCAGCGCAAACCGCTCCCGGCCGCGGACGAACTCCTCACCACCGCGCGCCGGGTGGTGGTCATGGAGGCGGTCAACGACCACACCAACATCGGCGCGATCTTCCGCAGCGCGGCCGCCCTCGGCATGGACGCGGTCCTGCTGTCCCCGGACTGCGCCGACCCGCTGTACCGCCGCTCGGTGAAGGTGTCGATGGGCGCGGTCTTCTCGGTCCCGTACGCCCGCCTCGAGTCCTGGCCCAAGGGCCTGGAAACGGTCCGCGGCGCGGGTTACCGTCTGCTGGCCCTGACCCCCGACGAGAAGGCCTCCAGCATCGACGAGGCGGCCCCGCACAAGCTCGACAAGGTGGCGCTCATGCTGGGCGCCGAGGGCGACGGCCTGTCCCGCCAGGCCCTGGTCGCGGCGGACGAGTGGGTGCGCATCCCGATGGCCCACGGAGTCGACTCCCTGAACGTGGGCGCGGCAGCAGCCGTGGCCTTCTACGCCGTAGCAACAGGCCGCCCCACCACCTGA
- a CDS encoding chorismate-binding protein produces the protein MHDLAPLARFGHLVASGLRDVTSDPEALDSTGFWAVSADFEGRLVCARFADVREGPVPEPVPGAWRGPAPEDWTSSLDRAAYTAGVRRIREHIAAGEVYQANLCRVLSAPLPDPATADVDALTALLARGNPAPFAGTIRLPAHGVEIATASPELFLRRTGRVVESGPIKGTGRTAADLLEKDHAENVMIVDLVRNDMGRVCATGTVSVPELCAVEEHPGLVHLVSTVRGELREGAGWRELLAATFPPGSVTGAPKSSALRIIDALETAPRGPYCGGVGWVDADRGTAQLAVGIRTFWVDRPHGVLRFGTGAGITWGSDPDREWRETELKASRLLAIASGDRAHSGHSGRTA, from the coding sequence GTGCACGACCTCGCTCCTCTGGCCCGCTTCGGCCATCTCGTCGCCTCGGGCCTGCGTGATGTCACCAGCGATCCCGAGGCCCTCGACTCCACCGGTTTCTGGGCCGTGTCCGCCGACTTCGAGGGCCGGCTCGTCTGCGCCCGCTTCGCGGACGTCCGCGAAGGGCCGGTCCCCGAACCCGTGCCCGGAGCCTGGCGCGGGCCCGCCCCCGAGGACTGGACGTCGTCCCTGGACCGCGCCGCGTACACGGCGGGCGTACGCCGCATCCGCGAGCACATCGCGGCCGGTGAGGTCTACCAGGCCAACCTCTGCCGCGTCCTGAGCGCACCGCTGCCCGACCCGGCGACGGCCGACGTGGACGCCCTCACCGCGCTGCTCGCCCGCGGCAACCCGGCGCCCTTTGCCGGAACGATTCGGCTGCCCGCCCACGGGGTGGAGATCGCGACCGCGTCGCCCGAACTGTTCCTGCGGCGCACCGGACGCGTCGTCGAGTCCGGGCCCATCAAGGGGACCGGCCGGACCGCGGCCGACCTCCTGGAGAAGGACCACGCCGAGAACGTGATGATCGTGGACCTCGTCCGCAACGACATGGGACGCGTCTGTGCCACCGGCACGGTGAGCGTGCCCGAGCTGTGCGCCGTCGAGGAGCACCCCGGTCTCGTCCACCTCGTCTCCACCGTCCGCGGCGAACTGCGCGAGGGCGCCGGCTGGCGCGAGCTGCTCGCCGCCACCTTCCCGCCCGGCTCCGTCACCGGCGCGCCGAAGTCCAGCGCCCTGCGGATCATCGACGCGCTGGAGACCGCGCCCCGCGGCCCCTACTGCGGCGGCGTCGGGTGGGTCGACGCCGACCGCGGCACCGCACAACTCGCCGTCGGCATCCGCACGTTCTGGGTGGACCGGCCGCACGGCGTCCTGCGATTCGGTACCGGGGCCGGCATCACCTGGGGCTCCGACCCGGACCGCGAATGGCGGGAGACCGAGCTGAAGGCGTCGCGCCTGCTCGCGATAGCGTCGGGCGACAGGGCCCACAGCGGGCACAGTGGAAGGACCGCGTAA
- the cobA gene encoding uroporphyrinogen-III C-methyltransferase, protein MVEHPAYPVGLRLTGRRVVVVGGGQVAQRRLPALIAAGADVTLISPSATPSVEAMADAGEIRWERRRFQDGDLADTWYALVATADTEANGRISAEAERSRVWCVRSDDASAATAWTPATGRSEGVTVAVLTTDTPDPRRSAAIRDAVVEGLRDGTLVAPQQRTRTPGVALVGGGPGDPDLITVRGRRLLAEADVVIADRLGPRDLLDELPPHVEVIDAAKIPYGRFMAQEAINNALIEHAKAGKAVVRLKGGDPYVFGRGMEELQALAEAGITCTVVPGISSSISVPGAAGIPVTHRGVAHEFTVVSGHVAPDDPRSLVDWKSLAQLRGTLVILMGVDKIGAIARALVTHGKNPSTPVALVQEGTTAAQRRVDATLESVGDVARAEDVRPPAVIVIGDVVTVNSRA, encoded by the coding sequence ATGGTCGAACACCCCGCGTACCCGGTAGGCCTCCGCCTCACCGGCCGCCGCGTCGTCGTCGTCGGCGGCGGCCAGGTGGCCCAGCGCCGTCTGCCGGCCCTCATCGCCGCCGGGGCCGACGTCACGCTGATCTCCCCGAGCGCCACCCCGTCGGTCGAGGCGATGGCCGACGCGGGCGAGATCCGCTGGGAGCGCCGCCGCTTCCAGGACGGCGACCTCGCCGACACCTGGTACGCCCTGGTCGCCACCGCCGACACCGAGGCCAACGGGCGCATCTCCGCCGAGGCCGAGCGCTCCCGCGTCTGGTGCGTACGCTCCGACGACGCGAGCGCCGCCACCGCATGGACCCCGGCCACCGGCCGCTCCGAGGGCGTGACCGTCGCCGTCCTCACCACCGACACCCCGGACCCGCGCCGCTCGGCCGCGATCCGCGACGCCGTCGTCGAGGGCCTGCGCGACGGCACCCTGGTCGCGCCGCAGCAGCGCACCCGCACCCCGGGTGTCGCGCTGGTCGGCGGCGGGCCCGGCGACCCCGACCTGATCACCGTGCGTGGCCGCAGGCTGCTCGCCGAGGCGGACGTGGTGATCGCCGACCGGCTCGGCCCCCGCGACCTCCTCGACGAACTGCCGCCGCACGTCGAGGTCATCGACGCCGCGAAGATCCCGTACGGCCGGTTCATGGCGCAGGAGGCCATCAACAACGCGCTGATCGAGCACGCGAAGGCCGGCAAGGCGGTCGTGCGGCTCAAGGGCGGCGACCCGTACGTCTTCGGGCGCGGTATGGAGGAACTCCAGGCGCTCGCCGAGGCCGGCATCACCTGCACGGTCGTGCCCGGCATCTCCAGCTCCATCTCGGTGCCGGGCGCGGCCGGCATCCCGGTCACGCACCGCGGTGTCGCCCACGAGTTCACCGTGGTCAGCGGCCATGTGGCACCGGACGACCCGCGCTCGCTCGTCGACTGGAAGTCGCTGGCCCAACTGCGCGGCACCCTGGTGATCCTCATGGGTGTCGACAAGATCGGCGCGATCGCACGGGCCCTGGTGACGCACGGCAAGAACCCGTCGACCCCGGTCGCGCTCGTCCAGGAGGGCACCACGGCCGCGCAGCGCCGCGTGGACGCCACCCTGGAAAGCGTCGGGGATGTCGCACGGGCCGAGGACGTCAGGCCGCCGGCGGTCATCGTCATCGGCGACGTGGTGACGGTGAACTCCCGCGCCTGA